A single window of Toxotes jaculatrix isolate fToxJac2 chromosome 4, fToxJac2.pri, whole genome shotgun sequence DNA harbors:
- the tmem154 gene encoding transmembrane protein 154 isoform X2 produces the protein MSASLPGNMRGPRVKTPLLLLLVLLLTSLTGTVLCQNEDDSETDAVEEASSYMTAPVLSTTQNPVSPEENAHASDQEQEGNSGDDDVTPTYADPESMGSTVTPEDADQNLGFIIIPIFVVLVVVVIGMIVCGIFISRRWNTKTRNQEPRKEDPYLDGASTEKVPMPMFEEDVPSVLELEMEELDQWMKKEGETAGDSTHA, from the exons atgtctgcctctctgcctggTAACATGAGAGGCCCCCGGGTGAAGACccctcttctgctgctgctggtgctgctttTGACCTCACTGACTGGGACAG TGTTATGCCAAAATGAAGATGACAGCGAGACTGACGCAGTAGAAGAGGCTAGCAGTTATATGACAG CACCAGTTCTCTCCACCACACAAAACCCAG TTTCACCTGAAGAGAACGCACACGCATCAGATCAAGAGCAAGAAGGGAACTCTGGAGATGATG ATGTTACACCAACATACGCAGACCCTGAGTCTATGGGTTCCACAGTCACACCAGAGGACGCTGACCAGAATTTGGGTTTCATCATCATCCCGATTTTTGTGGTGCTGGTGGTTGTAGTCATCGGCATGATAGTTTGTGGAATTTTCATCAGTCGCAGGTGGAATACAAAAACGAGAAACCAAG AACCAAGAAAAGAAGATCCATATTTGGATGGAGCCAGCACAGAGAAGGTGCCGAT GCCCATGTTTGAAGAAGATGTACCCTCTGTACTGGAGCTAGAAATGGAGGAGTTGGACCAATGGATGAAAAAAGAGG GTGAAACTGCAGGGGACTCTACACATGCATAA
- the tmem154 gene encoding transmembrane protein 154 isoform X1 gives MSASLPGNMRGPRVKTPLLLLLVLLLTSLTGTVLCQNEDDSETDAVEEASSYMTAPVLSTTQNPVSPEENAHASDQEQEGNSGDDDVTPTYADPESMGSTVTPEDADQNLGFIIIPIFVVLVVVVIGMIVCGIFISRRWNTKTRNQGISIARGNTLKEPRKEDPYLDGASTEKVPMPMFEEDVPSVLELEMEELDQWMKKEGETAGDSTHA, from the exons atgtctgcctctctgcctggTAACATGAGAGGCCCCCGGGTGAAGACccctcttctgctgctgctggtgctgctttTGACCTCACTGACTGGGACAG TGTTATGCCAAAATGAAGATGACAGCGAGACTGACGCAGTAGAAGAGGCTAGCAGTTATATGACAG CACCAGTTCTCTCCACCACACAAAACCCAG TTTCACCTGAAGAGAACGCACACGCATCAGATCAAGAGCAAGAAGGGAACTCTGGAGATGATG ATGTTACACCAACATACGCAGACCCTGAGTCTATGGGTTCCACAGTCACACCAGAGGACGCTGACCAGAATTTGGGTTTCATCATCATCCCGATTTTTGTGGTGCTGGTGGTTGTAGTCATCGGCATGATAGTTTGTGGAATTTTCATCAGTCGCAGGTGGAATACAAAAACGAGAAACCAAGGTATATCCATTGCAAGAGGGAACacattaaagg AACCAAGAAAAGAAGATCCATATTTGGATGGAGCCAGCACAGAGAAGGTGCCGAT GCCCATGTTTGAAGAAGATGTACCCTCTGTACTGGAGCTAGAAATGGAGGAGTTGGACCAATGGATGAAAAAAGAGG GTGAAACTGCAGGGGACTCTACACATGCATAA